In one window of Paenarthrobacter nicotinovorans DNA:
- a CDS encoding glycerol-3-phosphate dehydrogenase/oxidase encodes MGHNRNSGTSQHAQQRDSVVALQERPTAKVLIIGGGINGVGTFRDLALQGVDVALVERGDFCQGASGASSHMIHGGIRYLENGEFRLVQESVVERNRLLRIAPHYVKPLQTTIPIFSTFSGILSAPTRFLTHKQGKPKERGAFLIKVGLSMYDFFSRDGGSVPRHQFRGRTKALAELPKLHSGIKYAATYFDASVHNPERLTLDVLQDGEKAGRGGGLPGGSARASNYVSLVSMGTNGVRLRDELTGKEFDFQADVIVNTTGAWVDLTNQAMGAVSRFMGGTKGSHIVLDHPELLAACNGREIFFEHTDGRIVLIYPMGDRVLVGTTDVDADMSEDAVCTEEEIDYFFDLVGHVFPTIKVERDQIVYSFAGVRPLPRHDETQPGFVSRDYRIERNVRTGDDAVTTPGGKAAVVLSLVGGKWTTFRALAEHMTNDVLRELGMERKVSTAKLAIGGGAGFPDTEQGEQEWIKNHMGPGLDADRVAVLLTRYGTRAEEVIEYLNAGQDQPLRSTRELSVRELAFMAEHEQIGHLVDVLIRRTSLAFRGLVTGELLNEIAAALAEPLGWDAATREAEIQHAQDVLQRFHKVDVHSLVA; translated from the coding sequence TTGGGACACAACAGGAATTCCGGTACTTCACAGCACGCACAGCAGCGTGACTCCGTCGTTGCACTGCAGGAGCGGCCCACGGCGAAGGTCCTCATTATCGGCGGTGGCATCAATGGTGTCGGAACGTTCCGCGACCTCGCGCTCCAGGGCGTCGACGTCGCCCTTGTTGAACGCGGTGATTTCTGCCAGGGCGCCAGCGGCGCTTCCTCCCACATGATCCACGGCGGCATCCGCTATCTCGAGAACGGCGAATTCCGACTGGTCCAGGAATCCGTGGTCGAACGCAACCGGCTCCTGCGCATCGCCCCGCACTACGTCAAGCCTTTGCAGACCACCATCCCGATCTTCAGCACTTTCTCCGGCATCCTTTCCGCGCCCACGCGTTTCCTTACCCACAAGCAGGGCAAGCCCAAGGAGCGCGGCGCGTTCCTCATCAAGGTGGGCCTGAGCATGTACGACTTCTTCTCCCGCGACGGTGGCAGCGTTCCGCGCCACCAGTTCCGCGGCCGGACAAAGGCCTTGGCTGAACTTCCCAAGCTGCACTCCGGAATCAAGTACGCAGCCACCTACTTTGATGCCTCAGTCCACAACCCCGAGCGTCTGACCCTGGACGTCCTGCAGGACGGCGAGAAGGCCGGCCGCGGGGGTGGGCTTCCCGGAGGCAGTGCCCGCGCCAGCAACTACGTCTCGCTCGTATCCATGGGTACCAACGGGGTCCGGCTCCGTGACGAGCTGACCGGCAAGGAATTCGACTTCCAGGCAGACGTCATCGTCAACACCACCGGCGCATGGGTTGACCTCACCAACCAGGCCATGGGTGCTGTGAGCAGGTTCATGGGCGGCACGAAGGGTTCCCACATTGTCCTGGACCACCCCGAACTCCTTGCCGCGTGCAACGGCCGGGAGATCTTCTTCGAGCACACCGACGGCCGCATTGTGCTGATCTACCCGATGGGAGACCGCGTGCTGGTCGGTACCACGGATGTCGACGCCGACATGTCCGAAGACGCCGTCTGCACGGAAGAAGAGATCGACTACTTCTTCGACCTCGTTGGCCATGTGTTCCCCACCATCAAGGTGGAGCGTGACCAGATCGTCTACAGCTTCGCCGGCGTTCGTCCCTTGCCCCGCCACGATGAAACCCAGCCGGGTTTCGTTTCCCGGGACTACCGCATCGAACGTAACGTCCGCACCGGTGACGACGCCGTGACAACACCAGGCGGCAAGGCCGCCGTCGTACTCAGCCTGGTAGGCGGCAAGTGGACAACCTTCCGTGCGTTGGCTGAACACATGACCAATGATGTCCTGCGCGAATTGGGCATGGAGCGCAAAGTCTCGACGGCGAAACTCGCCATCGGCGGAGGTGCCGGCTTCCCGGATACGGAACAGGGCGAACAGGAATGGATCAAGAATCACATGGGCCCGGGCCTGGATGCCGACCGGGTTGCCGTCCTGCTGACCCGTTACGGGACTCGTGCGGAAGAGGTCATTGAGTACCTCAACGCCGGCCAGGATCAGCCGCTGCGGTCAACCCGCGAACTCAGCGTTCGCGAACTGGCCTTCATGGCCGAGCACGAGCAGATCGGGCACCTGGTCGATGTCCTGATCCGCCGGACGTCACTTGCCTTCCGTGGCCTGGTGACCGGGGAGCTTCTCAATGAGATCGCCGCGGCCCTTGCCGAGCCGCTTGGCTGGGATGCAGCAACCCGTGAAGCCGAAATCCAGCACGCGCAGGATGTCCTGCAACGCTTCCACAAGGTTGACGTCCACAGCTTGGTGGCCTGA
- a CDS encoding MIP/aquaporin family protein produces the protein MSLGIVFLSEVFGTMMLTLLGCGVVANVALKGTKGNNAGFLMVTWGWGIAVFAGVFVAAKSGAHLNPAVTLGLLVNGKAEYAPDVAVTFGSTLTYFGGELLGAFLGAVVCWLAYKQHFDEEPLAANKLGTFSTGPAIRSTPWNLITEIIGTFVLVFVILTFGGTPSGLGPLAVALLVVGIGVSLGGPTGYAINPARDLGPRIAHAVLPIKGKGSSDWAYSWIPVVGPLVGGTLAGLVGLLVPGIMPALAG, from the coding sequence ATGTCTCTTGGAATTGTTTTCCTTTCCGAAGTATTCGGAACCATGATGCTCACCCTGCTGGGTTGTGGCGTCGTGGCCAACGTTGCGCTCAAAGGCACCAAGGGCAACAACGCTGGATTCTTGATGGTGACGTGGGGCTGGGGTATTGCGGTCTTCGCGGGCGTTTTCGTGGCCGCCAAGTCCGGTGCGCACCTGAACCCGGCAGTCACCTTGGGCCTGTTGGTCAATGGAAAGGCGGAGTACGCGCCCGACGTGGCCGTAACGTTCGGCTCGACCCTGACCTATTTCGGCGGTGAACTGCTTGGTGCTTTCCTTGGCGCAGTAGTCTGCTGGCTCGCCTACAAGCAGCACTTCGATGAAGAGCCCCTGGCGGCAAACAAGTTGGGCACTTTCTCCACCGGCCCGGCCATCCGCTCCACCCCCTGGAACCTCATCACCGAAATCATCGGCACGTTCGTCCTGGTCTTTGTCATCCTGACCTTCGGAGGAACCCCCTCCGGCCTCGGCCCGCTGGCCGTAGCGTTGCTCGTTGTAGGTATCGGCGTGTCCCTCGGCGGTCCCACCGGTTACGCCATCAACCCCGCACGTGACCTCGGCCCCCGCATCGCACACGCCGTCCTTCCCATCAAGGGCAAGGGCTCCAGCGACTGGGCGTACTCCTGGATTCCGGTGGTTGGACCGTTGGTTGGCGGTACCTTGGCCGGGCTCGTTGGGCTGCTGGTACCCGGCATCATGCCTGCGCTTGCCGGCTGA